CAGATGTACCGGCGCATGCGAGGCCATGCTTCGCTCCGACTGACCCGCGGTTTCCGCCCGATCGAGACATCCAGCCCGCGCTCGTACGGCATGGACCAGGGATTGCGCGTCTGCCCCACGATCTCCAGGCTGCCGAAGAACTCCGCGTTGTCCTGCCGGTCCCCTCCTATGATGATCAGGACGTTCCAGGTCGTATCGGGATCGTCGCGCCCCCAGAGCCAGTAGCTGTTGTGGCCGCTCAGCGCCCGCGGCAGTCCCAGCTTCCTCCCCAGGACGTCGATCGCGCCGGCCTCCCCGTAGTTCTGGCCGAAGACTCTCGAGCGGGACCTCTCCTCCGGGGCGAGGCGCTCGTAGGCGCGCGCCACGAGCGCGGCCTTCTCCTCCCAGCCGAACATGTCCGCGAAGTGCTGCGGCAGCGCGCCCATCTCTTGCCGTTCGTCCGTGTCCGGCTCGAGTCCGAGCGTCTCCTGGTAGCGAACGTACGTCTCGACGGGGAGCACGGGGAGCGCGAGAGGGACGAGAGGAAGCCCGGCCAGGATGATGATCGTCATCGTTGCGGGCCGGACCCAGCCCATCCGCGCGCGGGCCGCGACGCGCTCCGCGGAGGAGGCCCCCATTGCGAAGAGCATCGGGTAGGCCACGGCGAGGTACGACGCGCGGCTCCGTCCCGCCACGAGAAGGAGGACGAGCACTCCCACGTAGATCCAGGCGAGCACGCGGCCTCGCGGACCGTGGAGCCCGAGGAGGCCCGCCAGGAGGCCGACGATCCAGATGGGAGCGGTGCCAGGGTTCATGGTGAGCAGCTGCTCGCGAAGGAAGTCGAGAGGAGGGGTATCGGTCATCTTGAGGGCGGTCGCGTTCCGCATGAACTCGAGCGTCGGCCAGCCTTCCTGGACTTGCCAGAGCACATGAGGGAGAAAGACGAGCGCCGCCACGAGCGCGGCGAGCGCGGGCCAGAGTGTGAGCAGGACCCGCCGGTACGGCGTGAGGAGAAGCGCCAGAACGATTCCACCGCCAAGCCACATCGCGCTGATCTTGTTGAGGAGCGCGAGGCCGAGCGTGAGGCCCAGAGCCATCCACGCGCGCGGACGCGCCGTGCCGAGGGCGTCGAGGAGGAACCAGATCGCCATGGTCCAGAGGAGGAGATCGAGAGAGTTCATGGAGTAGAAGTGATTCGTGCCGAGATACTGCGGCGCGAGGAGCGCGCAGAGCGCGGCCAGGGACTGCACGAACGCTCCCCCACCGAGCCGCCAGGCCAGGGCGCCGGTGAGGAACACGGTCGCGGCGCCGGCGAGCGCCGGGACGATCCGGATCGCGAGGAGCGAATCCCCGAGGACCGCCCGGATCACGGCCAGGACCGCGATCGAAAGGGGCGGGTGATCGACGTAACCCCAGGCGAGATGCTCGGTGCTCGCGAGGTAGTAGAGCTCGTCGCGGAAGTAGCCGTACTGGTGGATCGCGACGAGCTGGAGGATGAGCTTGGAGGTAGCGACGAGAGCCAGCAGGGTCCACGCGAGCGGCGGGCCCTGCGGCGGCGACTTCACAGCTCCGGACTATAGCATGGTCGGTTCGGCACTCGCCGTTTGCCAGGAAGCCGTGGCATGATCCGGTGAGAATCGAAGTCGGCGAAGCTACCACCCCGCTACAGGAGGCTAGGTGGTGACTCGTATCATCCGTACGTTCGGGAGCGGGGTTGCGTCCATCGCGTTGTTGGCGGGGGTATGGGGATCCGCCCCCGCCGCCATGGGAGATCCAACCGCCGGACAAGACGTGCAATCGCTCGCCAAGAAGCTGGCCAATCCGGTCTCGGACATGGTGAGCATTCCATTTCAGTTCAACTGGGAGAACGGCGTCGGACCGGACGACGGCCTGAAGAACGTCCTCAACATCCAGCCGGTCGTCCCCATCTCGCTCAGCCCCACCTTGAATCTGATCGCCCGATGGATCCTGCCCTACGTCGCCCAGCCCGCCTCGCTGGGAGCGTCCTCGGGGTTCAGCGACGTGACCTTCTCGGCGTTCCTATCTCCGGCGGGCGGGGCGTCGCTCACGTGGGGCATCGGGCCCGTCTTCGGGTTGCCGATGACTTCGGATTCGACTCTCGGCAGCGGCCGGTGGTCGGCGGGGCCCACCGGCGTCGTCTTGAGGATCCAGGGCCCATGGGTGTACGGAATTCTGGCGAACCAACTCTGGTCGTTCGCCCAGACGAGCAACGTCGACCGCGCCGACGTCAACCAGACCTTTCTCCAGCCATTCGTCGGATACTGCACCCCAGGCGGCGTCACCTACACCCTGATGAGCGAAAGCGCGGCAAACTGGGAGGCGGATGACGACGATACCTGGACCGTTCCGATCAACTTCCTCGTGAGCAAGATCACCAAGTTCGGCCCCCTCCCGTTCAGCGTTCAGGGGGGCGCCGGCATCTACGTCGTGGCTCCCGACGGCGGACCGGAGTGGAGGGTGCGGATGAACTTCGCGGTGATCCTCCCCCGCAAGCCGTAGCGCTTGCGACCAGCTTGCGGTTCATCGGCGCTCGGCCCGTAGATCTGCGGCACGGTGGAGCCCATGGGCCGAAAGTAGGTCGTGATCTGGCCACGGTGATGCACGAGGCCGAACAGAAAGCTCCACGCCATCGGCGCGGCGGGCCGCTGCTTGCCGAAGTAGTCGTCCTCGTTTCCTCGATCCAGAACCGGGTGAATCGCTCCTTCTCGTCCACGCTAGAAGATCCGGTAGTTGAGGATGACCCAGACATTGTTCCCCTCCACGACGTTCCGCGCAGCGTACTCCCACTGGATCCGTGTGCGGATCGCCATCTTCGGCGAGGCCGCGTAGCTGGCATCCACCCCGATTCCCTGGTATCGGTACCGGCTGATATCGCTGTCGGGAGGGCCCCCGACCTGGGTGGAGAGCTGCCACGTTCCGAAGCCCGCCACACCGATGTCGAGAGGCCGTGACCCGACCCGCACCACACGGCCGATCCCCCAATCGACGACGACGTCGTCCCCGGGCGTGATCCCGGTGCCCTCCTGTTCGAAGTTCTGCTCCAGCCGGGCGACCGCGGACACGCTCCAGGCGTCGCGGTGCGACCCGGGGTAGTAGACGCCGCCGACCGAGTAGACGAGGGCCCAGAACCCCGACCCGCGATTGTTCGTCGCGCCCGGGGAGAATCGCCCGGACGCAGACCAGACGGTGAACTGGAACTGGTAGTCGAACGCTCCCTTCGTCCCGTACAAGGAAACCGGCGTGACGAGGATGTCGCCCAGCCCAAGACTCGTGTCGTCGAGATCCT
The Candidatus Eisenbacteria bacterium genome window above contains:
- a CDS encoding transporter → MRRVLVGAGLPVACLIALAAGAGAQTRTPVTGHYPPGQSGIRGAAASSPGLTVTNFNRFFSNLNVQDAHGNGAGEVGEVRYANITMFTWTTSLEFLGMRYGALAGIPFSTGNLRPSGEDLDDTSLGLGDILVTPVSLYGTKGAFDYQFQFTVWSASGRFSPGATNNRGSGFWALVYSVGGVYYPGSHRDAWSVSAVARLEQNFEQEGTGITPGDDVVVDWGIGRVVRVGSRPLDIGVAGFGTWQLSTQVGGPPDSDISRYRYQGIGVDASYAASPKMAIRTRIQWEYAARNVVEGNNVWVILNYRIF
- a CDS encoding glycosyltransferase family 39 protein; the encoded protein is MKSPPQGPPLAWTLLALVATSKLILQLVAIHQYGYFRDELYYLASTEHLAWGYVDHPPLSIAVLAVIRAVLGDSLLAIRIVPALAGAATVFLTGALAWRLGGGAFVQSLAALCALLAPQYLGTNHFYSMNSLDLLLWTMAIWFLLDALGTARPRAWMALGLTLGLALLNKISAMWLGGGIVLALLLTPYRRVLLTLWPALAALVAALVFLPHVLWQVQEGWPTLEFMRNATALKMTDTPPLDFLREQLLTMNPGTAPIWIVGLLAGLLGLHGPRGRVLAWIYVGVLVLLLVAGRSRASYLAVAYPMLFAMGASSAERVAARARMGWVRPATMTIIILAGLPLVPLALPVLPVETYVRYQETLGLEPDTDERQEMGALPQHFADMFGWEEKAALVARAYERLAPEERSRSRVFGQNYGEAGAIDVLGRKLGLPRALSGHNSYWLWGRDDPDTTWNVLIIIGGDRQDNAEFFGSLEIVGQTRNPWSMPYERGLDVSIGRKPRVSRSEAWPRMRRYI
- a CDS encoding transporter, producing the protein MQSLAKKLANPVSDMVSIPFQFNWENGVGPDDGLKNVLNIQPVVPISLSPTLNLIARWILPYVAQPASLGASSGFSDVTFSAFLSPAGGASLTWGIGPVFGLPMTSDSTLGSGRWSAGPTGVVLRIQGPWVYGILANQLWSFAQTSNVDRADVNQTFLQPFVGYCTPGGVTYTLMSESAANWEADDDDTWTVPINFLVSKITKFGPLPFSVQGGAGIYVVAPDGGPEWRVRMNFAVILPRKP
- a CDS encoding DinB family protein, giving the protein MAWSFLFGLVHHRGQITTYFRPMGSTVPQIYGPSADEPQAGRKRYGLRGRITAKFIRTLHSGPPSGATT